Proteins encoded by one window of Mycolicibacterium cosmeticum:
- the prfA gene encoding peptide chain release factor 1, translating into MTASPIEALLTEHADLERQLSDPALHADPVAAKRVGRRFAQLSPIVSTHRKLEAARGDLEAARELAGEDEAFAAEVPELEAQVAELDARLVDLLAPRDPHDADDVVLEVKSGEGGEESALFAADLARMYIRYAERHGWTVTVLDETWSDLGGYKDATITIASKGDSADGVWSRMKFEGGVHRVQRVPVTESQGRVHTSAAGVLVYPEPEDVEQVQIDESDLRIDVYRSSGKGGQGVNTTDSAVRITHLPTGIVVTCQNERSQLQNKARAMVVLAARLQALAEEQASAEASADRASQIRTVDRSERIRTYNFPENRIADHRINFKAHNLDQVLDGDMDDLLDALAAADKQARLQQA; encoded by the coding sequence ATGACCGCATCACCGATCGAGGCGTTGCTGACCGAGCATGCCGACCTCGAACGCCAGCTCTCCGACCCGGCGCTGCACGCCGACCCCGTCGCCGCCAAGCGGGTGGGACGCCGATTCGCGCAGCTGTCCCCGATCGTGTCGACCCACCGCAAGCTGGAGGCCGCCCGCGGCGATCTCGAAGCCGCCCGCGAACTGGCCGGTGAGGACGAGGCGTTCGCCGCCGAGGTGCCCGAACTCGAAGCCCAGGTGGCCGAACTCGACGCCCGCCTGGTCGACCTGCTCGCGCCGCGCGACCCGCACGACGCCGACGATGTCGTGCTCGAGGTGAAATCGGGCGAGGGCGGCGAGGAGTCGGCGCTGTTCGCCGCCGATCTCGCGCGCATGTACATCCGCTACGCCGAGCGGCATGGCTGGACCGTCACGGTGCTCGACGAGACGTGGTCGGATCTCGGCGGCTACAAGGACGCCACCATCACCATCGCCAGCAAGGGCGACTCCGCCGACGGCGTGTGGTCGCGGATGAAGTTCGAAGGCGGCGTGCACCGCGTGCAGCGGGTGCCGGTCACCGAATCCCAGGGCCGGGTGCACACCTCGGCGGCGGGCGTTCTGGTGTACCCCGAACCGGAAGACGTCGAGCAGGTGCAGATCGACGAATCCGATCTGCGCATCGACGTGTACCGGTCATCCGGCAAGGGCGGCCAGGGCGTCAACACCACCGACTCGGCCGTGCGGATCACCCACCTGCCCACCGGCATCGTCGTCACCTGCCAGAACGAGCGTTCCCAGCTGCAGAACAAGGCCCGCGCGATGGTGGTGCTCGCCGCCCGGTTGCAGGCCCTGGCCGAAGAGCAAGCCTCGGCCGAGGCGTCGGCGGACCGGGCCAGCCAGATCCGCACCGTCGACCGCAGCGAACGGATCCGGACCTACAACTTCCCGGAGAACCGGATCGCCGACCACCGCATCAACTTCAAGGCGCACAACCTCGATCAGGTGCTCGACGGCGATATGGACGACCTGCTCGACGCCCTGGCCGCGGCCGACAAGCAGGCGCGGCTGCAGCAGGCATGA
- the rpmE gene encoding 50S ribosomal protein L31 — protein sequence MKSGIHPTYVETNVVCGCGNTFTTRSTKDSGHIVVEVCSQCHPFYTGKQKILDSGGRVARFEKRYGKRNTKAAADN from the coding sequence ATGAAATCGGGTATCCACCCCACCTACGTCGAGACCAACGTGGTCTGCGGCTGCGGTAACACCTTCACCACGCGCAGCACCAAGGACAGCGGCCACATCGTGGTCGAGGTCTGCTCGCAGTGCCACCCCTTCTACACCGGTAAGCAGAAGATCCTCGACAGCGGCGGCCGCGTGGCCCGCTTCGAGAAGCGGTACGGCAAGCGCAACACCAAGGCTGCTGCCGACAACTAG